Proteins co-encoded in one Scyliorhinus torazame isolate Kashiwa2021f chromosome 31, sScyTor2.1, whole genome shotgun sequence genomic window:
- the gal3st4 gene encoding galactose-3-O-sulfotransferase 4 isoform X2 yields MRKPRLLQWCTLSVLWMTVVILMAIGLAIQTLGITDKKRVMSNQLDQPRVLSMTSRDEGVPWRPCQPKTHVMFLKTHKTASSTILNILYRFGEARNLTFALPNSYQFGYPLLFSTRKIKYYSPIKTQEYHIICNHMRFFRPQVEKVMAKGTFYFSILRNPVTLAESSFTYYKGSSVAFKKVESLEQFLSEPWKYYSARDRGNQYARNLMWFDFGFDHNANDTRDYVDLVLKEIGGTFHLILLSEYFDESMVLLKDALCWELDDVVSFKLNFRSNVTVRKLSGETVGRAKAWNSLDWELYLHFNRTFWQKVEEYGRQRMRNDVLVLQQKRQRLVDLCLLGSRPVEASQIQDKNIKPFQYGRAQIMGYNLNPNLDNSSRAKCLRMIMPELQYKDLLDAKLFPLTSRGKDLHTS; encoded by the exons GAAGCCAAGGCTACTCCAATGGTGCACCCTCAGTGTCCTATGGATGACTGTGGTGATCCTAATGGCTATCGGGCTGGCAATCCAGACGCTGGGCATCACGGATAAAAAAAG GGTAATGTCCAATCAGTTGGACCAGCCTCGGGTTTTGTCGATGACCTCTCGGGACGAAGGGGTCCCGTGGAGACCCTGTCAGCCCAAGACGCACGTGATGTTCCTAAAGACGCACAAGACAGCCAGCAGCACAATCCTCAACATACTGTACCGCTTTGGGGAGGCGCGCAACCTGACGTTCGCGCTACCCAACTCTTACCAGTTTGGCTATCCCTTGCTCTTCAGCACCAGGAAGATTAAGTACTACAGTCCAATTAAAACACAAGAGTACCACATAATATGCAACCACATGAGATTCTTCCGACCACAG GTTGAAAAAGTGATGGCAAAGGGGACCTTTTACTTCTCCATCTTGCGGAATCCGGTGACGTTGGCGGAGTCCTCATTCACTTATTATAAGGGCTCGAGCGTGGCGTTCAAGAAGGTGGAGTCGCTGGAGCAGTTCCTGAGCGAGCCGTGGAAGTACTACTCGGCAAGGGACCGCGGCAACCAGTACGCCAGGAACCTGATGTGGTTCGACTTTGGCTTCGACCACAACGCCAACGACACGCGGGACTATGTGGACCTGGTCCTCAAGGAGATTGGCGGCACCTTCCACCTCATCCTGCTGTCGGAGTACTTTGACGAATCGATGGTCCTGCTGAAGGACGCCCTCTGCTGGGAGCTCGACGACGTGGTCTCCTTCAAGCTGAACTTCCGCAGCAACGTCACGGTGAGGAAGCTGTCCGGCGAGACGGTCGGGCGGGCCAAGGCGTGGAACTCGCTGGACTGGGAGCTCTACCTGCACTTCAACCGGACATTTTGGCAGAAGGTGGAGGAGTACGGGCGGCAGAGGATGCGGAATGATGTGCTGGTCCTGCAACAGAAGCGCCAGAGGCTGGTGGACCTCTGCCTCCTGGGGAGCAGGCCTGTGGAGGCTAGTCAAATCCAGGACAAGAACATCAAGCCCTTCCAGTACGGACGTGCCCAGATCATGGGCTACAACCTTAACCCGAACCTCGACAACAGCAGCAGGGCGAAATGTTTGCGCATGATCATGCCTGAACTTCAGTACAAGGATTTGCTCGATGCCAAGCTCTTCCCCCTGACCTCCAGGGGCAAAGATCTGCACACATCGTAG
- the gal3st4 gene encoding galactose-3-O-sulfotransferase 4 isoform X3: MKPRLLQWCTLSVLWMTVVILMAIGLAIQTLGITDKKRVMSNQLDQPRVLSMTSRDEGVPWRPCQPKTHVMFLKTHKTASSTILNILYRFGEARNLTFALPNSYQFGYPLLFSTRKIKYYSPIKTQEYHIICNHMRFFRPQVEKVMAKGTFYFSILRNPVTLAESSFTYYKGSSVAFKKVESLEQFLSEPWKYYSARDRGNQYARNLMWFDFGFDHNANDTRDYVDLVLKEIGGTFHLILLSEYFDESMVLLKDALCWELDDVVSFKLNFRSNVTVRKLSGETVGRAKAWNSLDWELYLHFNRTFWQKVEEYGRQRMRNDVLVLQQKRQRLVDLCLLGSRPVEASQIQDKNIKPFQYGRAQIMGYNLNPNLDNSSRAKCLRMIMPELQYKDLLDAKLFPLTSRGKDLHTS; this comes from the exons GAAGCCAAGGCTACTCCAATGGTGCACCCTCAGTGTCCTATGGATGACTGTGGTGATCCTAATGGCTATCGGGCTGGCAATCCAGACGCTGGGCATCACGGATAAAAAAAG GGTAATGTCCAATCAGTTGGACCAGCCTCGGGTTTTGTCGATGACCTCTCGGGACGAAGGGGTCCCGTGGAGACCCTGTCAGCCCAAGACGCACGTGATGTTCCTAAAGACGCACAAGACAGCCAGCAGCACAATCCTCAACATACTGTACCGCTTTGGGGAGGCGCGCAACCTGACGTTCGCGCTACCCAACTCTTACCAGTTTGGCTATCCCTTGCTCTTCAGCACCAGGAAGATTAAGTACTACAGTCCAATTAAAACACAAGAGTACCACATAATATGCAACCACATGAGATTCTTCCGACCACAG GTTGAAAAAGTGATGGCAAAGGGGACCTTTTACTTCTCCATCTTGCGGAATCCGGTGACGTTGGCGGAGTCCTCATTCACTTATTATAAGGGCTCGAGCGTGGCGTTCAAGAAGGTGGAGTCGCTGGAGCAGTTCCTGAGCGAGCCGTGGAAGTACTACTCGGCAAGGGACCGCGGCAACCAGTACGCCAGGAACCTGATGTGGTTCGACTTTGGCTTCGACCACAACGCCAACGACACGCGGGACTATGTGGACCTGGTCCTCAAGGAGATTGGCGGCACCTTCCACCTCATCCTGCTGTCGGAGTACTTTGACGAATCGATGGTCCTGCTGAAGGACGCCCTCTGCTGGGAGCTCGACGACGTGGTCTCCTTCAAGCTGAACTTCCGCAGCAACGTCACGGTGAGGAAGCTGTCCGGCGAGACGGTCGGGCGGGCCAAGGCGTGGAACTCGCTGGACTGGGAGCTCTACCTGCACTTCAACCGGACATTTTGGCAGAAGGTGGAGGAGTACGGGCGGCAGAGGATGCGGAATGATGTGCTGGTCCTGCAACAGAAGCGCCAGAGGCTGGTGGACCTCTGCCTCCTGGGGAGCAGGCCTGTGGAGGCTAGTCAAATCCAGGACAAGAACATCAAGCCCTTCCAGTACGGACGTGCCCAGATCATGGGCTACAACCTTAACCCGAACCTCGACAACAGCAGCAGGGCGAAATGTTTGCGCATGATCATGCCTGAACTTCAGTACAAGGATTTGCTCGATGCCAAGCTCTTCCCCCTGACCTCCAGGGGCAAAGATCTGCACACATCGTAG
- the gal3st4 gene encoding galactose-3-O-sulfotransferase 4 isoform X1 has translation MFRRRRRKKPRLLQWCTLSVLWMTVVILMAIGLAIQTLGITDKKRVMSNQLDQPRVLSMTSRDEGVPWRPCQPKTHVMFLKTHKTASSTILNILYRFGEARNLTFALPNSYQFGYPLLFSTRKIKYYSPIKTQEYHIICNHMRFFRPQVEKVMAKGTFYFSILRNPVTLAESSFTYYKGSSVAFKKVESLEQFLSEPWKYYSARDRGNQYARNLMWFDFGFDHNANDTRDYVDLVLKEIGGTFHLILLSEYFDESMVLLKDALCWELDDVVSFKLNFRSNVTVRKLSGETVGRAKAWNSLDWELYLHFNRTFWQKVEEYGRQRMRNDVLVLQQKRQRLVDLCLLGSRPVEASQIQDKNIKPFQYGRAQIMGYNLNPNLDNSSRAKCLRMIMPELQYKDLLDAKLFPLTSRGKDLHTS, from the exons ATGTTCCGACGAAGACGTCGCAA GAAGCCAAGGCTACTCCAATGGTGCACCCTCAGTGTCCTATGGATGACTGTGGTGATCCTAATGGCTATCGGGCTGGCAATCCAGACGCTGGGCATCACGGATAAAAAAAG GGTAATGTCCAATCAGTTGGACCAGCCTCGGGTTTTGTCGATGACCTCTCGGGACGAAGGGGTCCCGTGGAGACCCTGTCAGCCCAAGACGCACGTGATGTTCCTAAAGACGCACAAGACAGCCAGCAGCACAATCCTCAACATACTGTACCGCTTTGGGGAGGCGCGCAACCTGACGTTCGCGCTACCCAACTCTTACCAGTTTGGCTATCCCTTGCTCTTCAGCACCAGGAAGATTAAGTACTACAGTCCAATTAAAACACAAGAGTACCACATAATATGCAACCACATGAGATTCTTCCGACCACAG GTTGAAAAAGTGATGGCAAAGGGGACCTTTTACTTCTCCATCTTGCGGAATCCGGTGACGTTGGCGGAGTCCTCATTCACTTATTATAAGGGCTCGAGCGTGGCGTTCAAGAAGGTGGAGTCGCTGGAGCAGTTCCTGAGCGAGCCGTGGAAGTACTACTCGGCAAGGGACCGCGGCAACCAGTACGCCAGGAACCTGATGTGGTTCGACTTTGGCTTCGACCACAACGCCAACGACACGCGGGACTATGTGGACCTGGTCCTCAAGGAGATTGGCGGCACCTTCCACCTCATCCTGCTGTCGGAGTACTTTGACGAATCGATGGTCCTGCTGAAGGACGCCCTCTGCTGGGAGCTCGACGACGTGGTCTCCTTCAAGCTGAACTTCCGCAGCAACGTCACGGTGAGGAAGCTGTCCGGCGAGACGGTCGGGCGGGCCAAGGCGTGGAACTCGCTGGACTGGGAGCTCTACCTGCACTTCAACCGGACATTTTGGCAGAAGGTGGAGGAGTACGGGCGGCAGAGGATGCGGAATGATGTGCTGGTCCTGCAACAGAAGCGCCAGAGGCTGGTGGACCTCTGCCTCCTGGGGAGCAGGCCTGTGGAGGCTAGTCAAATCCAGGACAAGAACATCAAGCCCTTCCAGTACGGACGTGCCCAGATCATGGGCTACAACCTTAACCCGAACCTCGACAACAGCAGCAGGGCGAAATGTTTGCGCATGATCATGCCTGAACTTCAGTACAAGGATTTGCTCGATGCCAAGCTCTTCCCCCTGACCTCCAGGGGCAAAGATCTGCACACATCGTAG
- the gal3st4 gene encoding galactose-3-O-sulfotransferase 4 isoform X4 — protein sequence MRVMSNQLDQPRVLSMTSRDEGVPWRPCQPKTHVMFLKTHKTASSTILNILYRFGEARNLTFALPNSYQFGYPLLFSTRKIKYYSPIKTQEYHIICNHMRFFRPQVEKVMAKGTFYFSILRNPVTLAESSFTYYKGSSVAFKKVESLEQFLSEPWKYYSARDRGNQYARNLMWFDFGFDHNANDTRDYVDLVLKEIGGTFHLILLSEYFDESMVLLKDALCWELDDVVSFKLNFRSNVTVRKLSGETVGRAKAWNSLDWELYLHFNRTFWQKVEEYGRQRMRNDVLVLQQKRQRLVDLCLLGSRPVEASQIQDKNIKPFQYGRAQIMGYNLNPNLDNSSRAKCLRMIMPELQYKDLLDAKLFPLTSRGKDLHTS from the exons GGTAATGTCCAATCAGTTGGACCAGCCTCGGGTTTTGTCGATGACCTCTCGGGACGAAGGGGTCCCGTGGAGACCCTGTCAGCCCAAGACGCACGTGATGTTCCTAAAGACGCACAAGACAGCCAGCAGCACAATCCTCAACATACTGTACCGCTTTGGGGAGGCGCGCAACCTGACGTTCGCGCTACCCAACTCTTACCAGTTTGGCTATCCCTTGCTCTTCAGCACCAGGAAGATTAAGTACTACAGTCCAATTAAAACACAAGAGTACCACATAATATGCAACCACATGAGATTCTTCCGACCACAG GTTGAAAAAGTGATGGCAAAGGGGACCTTTTACTTCTCCATCTTGCGGAATCCGGTGACGTTGGCGGAGTCCTCATTCACTTATTATAAGGGCTCGAGCGTGGCGTTCAAGAAGGTGGAGTCGCTGGAGCAGTTCCTGAGCGAGCCGTGGAAGTACTACTCGGCAAGGGACCGCGGCAACCAGTACGCCAGGAACCTGATGTGGTTCGACTTTGGCTTCGACCACAACGCCAACGACACGCGGGACTATGTGGACCTGGTCCTCAAGGAGATTGGCGGCACCTTCCACCTCATCCTGCTGTCGGAGTACTTTGACGAATCGATGGTCCTGCTGAAGGACGCCCTCTGCTGGGAGCTCGACGACGTGGTCTCCTTCAAGCTGAACTTCCGCAGCAACGTCACGGTGAGGAAGCTGTCCGGCGAGACGGTCGGGCGGGCCAAGGCGTGGAACTCGCTGGACTGGGAGCTCTACCTGCACTTCAACCGGACATTTTGGCAGAAGGTGGAGGAGTACGGGCGGCAGAGGATGCGGAATGATGTGCTGGTCCTGCAACAGAAGCGCCAGAGGCTGGTGGACCTCTGCCTCCTGGGGAGCAGGCCTGTGGAGGCTAGTCAAATCCAGGACAAGAACATCAAGCCCTTCCAGTACGGACGTGCCCAGATCATGGGCTACAACCTTAACCCGAACCTCGACAACAGCAGCAGGGCGAAATGTTTGCGCATGATCATGCCTGAACTTCAGTACAAGGATTTGCTCGATGCCAAGCTCTTCCCCCTGACCTCCAGGGGCAAAGATCTGCACACATCGTAG